Below is a window of Desulfurococcus amylolyticus Z-533 DNA.
AGCTGATAGAATAATAGTGCTGAGGCGTGGCAAGCTCTCAGGCATCCTGAGACGTGAAGAGGCGAGTATAGAGAAAATCCGCGAGCTAATGTTCAGGGAGGACGCTGGGAAAATAACGTATGAAAGACTGGCATCGGTTGCACCGCTTAATGAGAACTGTATAAGCATAGAGGACCTCGTGGTAGTAGACGAGTATGGTAGGAGAATCGTGGATAATGCAAGAATACTTGTTAGGAAAGGAGAGGTGGTAGGCATTGCCGGCGTAGCAGGTAGTGGTCAAAAAGAACTACTACAGGCGGTCATAGGATTAATCAGGGTCAATAAAGGAAGAATAACTATCATCGGCAATGATGTAACTAATAAGGGCGTAGGCCTAGTTAGACAGCTTGGGGTCGGATACATACCAGATATACCCCTACGTCATGGCGTCTCCTCAGATAACACTATCCTTGAAAACATTGCCGTATTATTTCAGAAAGATAGAGCTATAATTAGATGGGATGAGGCAAGGGAGATATCGGTTAGAGTAATGAAGAAATACCAGGTTCTAGCGAGGAATGAGGAAACACCTGTCAAGGTACTCTCTGGAGGTAATATAATGAAGGTGATTGTGGGGCGGGAACTAGAATACAGTAAGACTGCGTTGATAGCTTATAATCCTACAAGAGCCCTCGACGAGGTTACAGCTGTAATGGTGCGTAGAATCATTAAGGATAAGGCTGTGAATGGAAGAATAGGGGTGTTGCTCGCTAGTGAAGACCTCGATGAGATCTTCCAGTTAAGTGACACCATATACGTGATGAACTCTGGGAAAGTCTACGGTCCATTTAATGCTGAAACAGTTAAAAGAAGCGAAATAGAACACTTAATGGTGATGTAGCATGCGGATACTTATAGTGAGGCGGAAGACGCCTCTGAAATATGGAACCATACTAATAATATTGCTCTCGCTAACGATAGGTGTGGCGTTATTCACAACTATTTTAGCTATACAGGGAAGGAGTCCTGTTGAAGTATTAGGTACATTACTGATCTCGTTCGTGTCCCCATCTATTGTGAAAGACTTCATTATCCTAACAATGCTTGGATACGCATTACTCGTGTCATTTAAGGGTGCATTATGGAATATTGGAGCTGAGGGGCAGCTCTTCATATCAACAATACCGGTAATAGTACTGACCCTGCATGTAATGCCTAATCCCCCCTCACAGCTACACGCTGTCACAATAATACTGCTTATAATCATTGTTTCAACGATCACTGGTGCTGCCTGGGCATCAATAGCCGGCTTCATTAGGGCATACCTTGAAATAGACGAGGTACCGGTGACCCTGATATTGAACTATATAGCATACTACGTAGTAAATATCCTGGTGATAGGCCCCCTTAAAGGTACACGTGTATATGGTTATAATAGGACTGATGAAATACCCAGCATATATAGGCTATATGTTACCGGTTTAGAGAGAAGGCTCACGGGTAATCCTGCAGTGGATACATTCCTGGGATTCATTTATGAGGTAATATATTATCTTCCATGGCTGGTAGCAATGATAATTATAATGTTTACTGTATGGTACCTATTAAACAAGACTCAAATAGGGCTTAGAATAAGGATACTTGGCTCAAACCCGGACTACTTAAGAAGCGTGGGGGTGAATACACGTCTCACACTAGTCTTAGCTTTAACTATATCAGGCGCTATAGTTGGCTTCACCTCGGCATTCTATACACTGAGCGATCTACTGAGGCTATCGTACCCTATAGAGGGACAAACAGCTGGATATGGTTATTTAGCAATACTGGTTGCGTGGTTATCCATGCTTGATTATAAATTAATACCCGTCTCAGCATACATTGTCGCCTCACTCAGGACAGCCGGCATAAATCTCCAGGTTGGTGGATTAGGCGGACTAGAGCAAACCCTGTTACTTATAGGCCTGATTCTCGCCGTGTATACCATAGTTAGATTCCTCCGCGACTATGAGGTGAGGGTGGTCTAGATGGATGGATCGGCTATAGAGGCTTTAGCTCCTTTAATAGCAGCCTTTTCAACAATGTATCTAGTTGCGGTGGGTCACAGTATAGTTGAGAAATCCGGTATACTTAACCTGGCTATCGATGGAGCCTTCTTCTTCTCAACTGGTGTCAGCGTCTATCTCGCTGTAACACTATATAATGGATTAACGTTTCTCGGTATAACTTATCCAGTTACAACGATACTCGCAATACTTTTAACCGGTGTATTCACAGCTGTGCTTGGCGCGTTCATGGCGTGGGTTCTAACATCTCTACCAATCAGTCACGGCGCCCTAGGACTCTCACTACAGTTTGTTGGATATGGATTAGGTATAATGATGGGTTATCCTATACGCCAGAGTATCGGAAGCATTGAACCCTATGCATTGCCATACGACGCAATAACCTATACCACACTGCTCATCGCATCCATTATAGCCGGGGTTCTCGTACACGTCTTCTTGGAGAAAACACCATTAGGTGCATCGATAAAGGCTTGTGGTGAAAACCCCCATGCAGCCTCAGCACTCGGGGTCAACGTATTAAAGACAAGACTGTTGGCAGGTATCCTAGGATTCTACATTATCGGTGTAGGAGCCGCATTAAATCCACTGGCATGGCAGAGATACTGGGATATAAAGTCATATATCCTTGGATATGGGTGGTTCGCGTTTACAATAGCCTTGGCTGGTGGAAGAAACCCCATATACCTAATACCTCTCTCATTCGCCTTCGGCGGACTCCTAGAATACAGTATAGAAATAATGGTTATACTGAAAGTATCAGCCGACGTCGCAAAGCTAATACCGTTTATAGGGGCCCTCAGCGTAATGGTGATATATGGTGCCACCGAGCTGAGGAGAATATTTGCATCGCCTTCGAGCCTGGGTAAGGTATACTATAAGGAGGAAAAGACAGTATAGCATATAGCTTTTATCAAAAAGCTTTTTCTTCTTTTCCTTCCTCTTAGTATTCACTTAAATTTTGAAAACCAGGTTTAAGTCTGGTTCTCACTTAGTGTATTTAAATACTTCGAGGTACCTGAGTGCCTGCTCCCTACCCATTAGAGCGAGTAATGGGGCGGCTCTAGGTCCACTTGGTTTTCCAATATACAGCATGTAAAAGTATTTATAGAAGTCGTTAACCTTGTTTTTCTCCAGTGAGCTCGTTATATTAACCATTGTATTCTTAATTGCTTCCTCACTCCACTCGCTTAATGTTGAGAGCCCCTCATATAACCGTATGAATAGCCCTATATACTCTCCTGGTATTTCCCGAGCCTTCTTGCCGGCCTCTTCAATAGTATTCAATGTGAATACGTTTGCCTCGCCACCATATTTAACTGCCCATATATAAGCCCTTGGAATAGTTTCAAGGACTCTTTGGACCCCGTAGCGACTTGGTTCAGCTGGGAGTAACCCAATGTTCTTCAATCTCTTTAAGCCCTCATCAACCCATTTATCCCTTGGTATTATCTGGGCTAGAACAGCGAGGTGTGTATAGGGTATTTGCTCGGGAGGTTCCCTTGGTGGGGCTCCCTTTGGATAGCTTAGCTCATAGCTCCTCTTTAATATGACTTCCTCCTCTTCATCCTTTGCTTTCTCTAGCCCGTAATATATTCTCTCAGCCTTGTAGTACTGGCTATAATACTGGGGGACTTCGTGTAATCCAACAGCATATTTCTTCATTGGCGGCGTCTTCAACACGATAAACCTATATATATGTGGATGCGCTACCTCCACCCAGTCCCTTGGTGTGAATCCCAGAAAATCACTGCTTCCCATGTCTGCTATTTGCCCTGTGGGTGTCCTCCACTCCACCCACTCGTATGGTAGCCCCTCCGGTGGTTTTATCCCATAGACGTTTACCGCTAGGTCTACACAGCTATCTCTGCTTCCACCAGGCATCGCATGATCCTTGCCGTAGGGTTCGAAGTCTACTCCAAGCGTCCACCATACGCCAACCCATTCTATTCTCCACATTAGTTTCCCATTACTTATCTCTGTAACCCCTTTGTAACCACAGTGCTCGCAGACATATTCGACGTGGTCTTCATCGATTAGCCTTACAACCTCTGTTGTATCTATTCTCCCGCATTTCTCGCATACTGGCTCGATTGGTATCCATCCCTCAGAGTATGGTTTTCTGCCCCTGTACTTGTTGATTGTTTTCCTGACCTCTTCTCGCTTCTCAAGCGTTAGCTTTATGAATTGCTTCATCTTGTCCTTATACATGTCTGTTGTTGTAATTACCTCGATATTGCCGTCTGTGAACTCGTTGATGAATGGCCCAAAATCACTCCAATAGTGTTCAACCCAGTTACCATGGCACCCCTTTGGATCAGGTACTCTAATTAATGGATTACCCTTGTACCTTGCTGCCTCACCTGGATTGGGGAACTGCTTCAATTGTTGCTCCTTTCCCTTCCAAGCATCTTGCGTGTAGAGTGTGAGGTATTGTTTTATCTTGAGTCCTCGTTCACTGAGTATTTTCCTCAACGTCTCAGCTATTATTATTTCACCGCGCAGTCTTCCAACATGCTGTAGTCCTGAGACTGAGAGCCCACCATTGAATACATATACCTCTTTACCTCTCTTTGTCAATGCGTTGTAGATGTTGTCGGCCAGCTCGTCGATCCAGTGTCTAACCATCTCAAATGCACCATGCCATAAATGGATAGTGGTGTCAAAGGCTTATTAATGTATTTTCAGCTCTATTAGTGTATTGTAACGATTATAAAATGTTATTGGGCGGTAGTGATGAGAAAGACGATCGTGGTATTCGTACTCCTAGGACTCATATCACTTTTCGCTGACATGACCTATGAGGGGGCGTTATCTATACGTGGAAGCTACCTGGAGATCATTGGTGCCCCCATTATAGTGGCAGGCTTAATTAATATAGGCTGGCTTGTCAGCTATGGATCAAGGTTTCTGAGTGGTGTTTTAAGCGATTACCTTAGAAAGCCAATCATACTCTGGGTGCTTACTGTAACAGGGTATTTGATCAACGTTATCGTTGTACCGCTTCTAGCGCTTACCAATAGGTGGGAACTGGTGCTGATACTTATTGTGTTAGAGCGGTTTGGGAAAGGCCTAAGGGCCCCTGCAAGAGACGTTATACTAGCTGAGGTAAGCGAGGGAATAGGTAAGGGGCTTGGATTCGGGGTTCATGAAACCATGGATCAAGCAGGGGCCGTATTAGGGCCGTTACTGGCATCACTGATCCTCGTGGCGAGTAATCAGGATTATCCCAGAGTATTTCTAATGCTTGGTGTTCCCGGGGTCATAGCTGTAGTGCTAGCTATTATTGCCTGGTCTATGTATCCACAGCCCAGTTCGCTTTCAACGAGAAAAAGTATGCTAGGCTTCAAGGGTTTAACGCGTAGCTACTACATGTATACAGCTGGATTCTTCCTCTTCAGCCTAGGCTTTATATCGTGGGATATAATCAGCTACCACGCTAAAAATATAGGATTAAGGGGGGACTACATAGCCCTGCTCTATAGTATAGCTATGCTGGTAGACGGTTTGCTAGCCGTGCCCTCGGGGCTCCTTTACGATAGAATAGGGATGAAAAGCACTATCCTAGCCCCACTGGCATCCATGGCTGCAGGCATAGCGTTCACGGTGTTTATTGATAGAAACCCATTAATAATGGCGTTTACATGGGGTCTTACCATGGGAGTTTTCGAGACGAATATCAGGGTGGCTGTCTCAGACCTGGTACCGGCTGAAAAAAGGGCTTTTGCTTATGGGTTCTACGGCTTAGTAGAGGGGTTAGCAATGCTTGTTGGAGGTGTGATTCAGAGTATTCTAATAGCGGAGAACGCAATATTGCTCGCAGCATACATAGTTATCACAGAGTTCTCCAGCCTCATAGTATTCTACAGGATATAGATAGGAAGAGTTAACATGATACATAGAGTTTTAAACAAACTATATGCTTTATTTCTAGTCTAGAATAGGCTTGGAACGGTGTCCAGGATTGAATGAAAGGGAGTTTCTAGAGTGGTTGAGGAGTATAGAGGCTAAGTGGCAAGCTAGGTGGAAGGAGAACAGGGTTTTCGAGGCGAACCCGGAACCAGGGAAGCCTAAGTACTTTATAACCGTACCATACCCCTACAGCAACGCACCTTTACACATAGGACATGGGAGAACATATACTATTGGAGATATTATCGCAAGGTATAAGAGGCTGAAGGGATATAATGTCCTCTATCCCATGGCCTTTCATATAACGGGTACACCAGTGCTAGCTGTTTCAGAGATGATAGCACGTGGCGATGAACGCGTTGTCAACATGTATAAGTCGTATATAAGATACTATGTCAGCGATGAGGGAAAGGTTAACGAGATACTTGAATCATTCAAGAACCCATTGAATCTAGCCGTGTTCTTCGCTGAGAGGATACAATCAGACTTCGATGCCCTTGGATACAGTATCGACTGGAGGAGGAAATTCCATACCGGCGAACCCATATACAACAAGTTCGTCACGTGGCAATACCATAAACTCAATGAGAAGGGATTGATTACGATAGGTGATCACATTGTAACATACTGCCTCCTCCATAAACAACCAGAAGGAGAGGACGATATACAGGACGCTGATGTGAACCCGGTTGAGATACTCGAGTACACAGCCGTGAAATTCCTTGACCCGGAATGGAAGGTGTACCTGGCAGCAGCGACGCTGAGACCCGAGACGATTTACGGTGTTACGAATCTATGGGTTAACCCTAATACAAAATACCTTGAGATATCCTTTGGAGACGAGGTGTTAATAGTATCGGAAAAAGCATATGTAAAACTGGTTCACCAGCATCCTGAGAAGGAGATAAGGGTTCTCAGAGAGATACCAGGTAAGGGATTAGTTGGTAGAAGAGTGGTCTCACCGCTTGGTAAGGAAGTAATTGTTCTACCAGCTGAATTCGTTGATCCAGATAACGCCACGGGGGTAGTCTATAGTGAGCCAAGTGATGCACCATACGACTACGTGGCTCTCCAGGAGTTAAAAGCCAATAAAAACATGCTTAGAGAATATGGCTTAAACCCTGAGATAATTGACTCGATCACACCTATCAAGATAATTGATGTACCAGGGCTAAGTGATCACCATGCAAAAATAATAGTTGAGAAAATAGGTATTAAGAGCCAGATAGATGAGCGCCTGGAGGAGGTTAGCAAGGAGGTATATAGGGAGCAGTATTATAATGGAGTGATGATCGTCGATGACCCATTGGTGAAGGGTCTCACAGTTAAAGAAGCCAGGGAGGTCATTAGGAAGAGGCTGATCGACTCTAACCAGGCATTCATATTCTATGAGTTGAATAGAAAGGCAAAGTGTAGGTCGGGCGGTGAGATCATAGTAGCCAAGATAAGGGGGCAGTGGTTCCTCAACTATGGTGTGAAGGCCTTTAAGGAGAGGGTGAAGAAGTATATAGAAGAAGAGTTAGTAGTGATCCCTGAGAAATACAGGAAGGCTTTCCTGGACACGGTGGACTGGCTGGATAAAAGACCCTGTGCTAGGAAGAGAGGTATTGGCACACCTTTACCATGGTCGCCTGACTGGATTATTGAGAGCCTAAGCGATTCAACAATATACATGGCGTTCTATACTATAGTGCATAAGATCCGTGAATACGGTATTAAACCAGAGTCGCTGACGCCGGAGTTATTCGACTACGTGTTCCTTGGAATAGGGGACCCTGTGGATGTCTCTAGTAAAACAAGTGTGCCGTTGAAGGTACTTGAGGAGATGCGGTCTGAATTCATGTATTGGTACCCGGTTGATCATAGGCATACATCTATACCGCATATAAGCAATCATCTCTCTTTCTACATATTTCACCACGTAGTGATATTCCCGCGTGAGCACTGGCCCAGGATGATAACCCTGAACGAGACAGTGATACGTGAAGGAGCCAAAATGTCGAAGAGCAAGGGTAATGTAATACCCTTAAGGGATATCGCTAGACTATACTCAGCCGATTTATTCCGCCTTTACATATCATGGGCAGCCGGATTGGATAGCGTGCTGGATTGGAGAGAGAAGGAGGTGGCCATTGTAATAGATTCATTGAAGAGGTTTGTAGAGCTCGCTGAAAACGCTGTTGGAGCTGAGTGCAGGGATAACGCGGGTGATGATGCTGCCTCAAGATGGTTTATGGATAAATTCCATCAGTTGATCAGTGATGCAAGCAGTAATATCGAACACATGGAGATACGGGAATATGTGCAGAATGCGTTCTTCAACGTATTATCTCTGATCGATAAGTACCGTGATATAGTGGGTGATCGCTATCTCTGTAGTATTAAACAAGTATTAAGGGACTGGATCACAGTAGTGAACCCTGTGATACCTCATGTAACAGAGGAGATAAATGAATTAATGGGTGGCAAGGGCTTCTTGTCCAAAGGCTCGTGGCCAACCTCTCGTGAAGCAAGGTATCCTGAGATAACTACGGCCATCGATAACGCGTTAGCCCTTCAGGAAGATATAAGGGAGATACTTGGGTTAGTCAAGGGGGTGCCAGGGAAGATATATATTATAGTTGCGCCAGAGTGGAAGAGAGAGATAGCTGTTAAAACCCTGGATGGCATCCAGCTAAGAGAGATAATGGATTACATGAGAAGTAGATACGGGTTGAAGGGCAGGGAAGTCGAGATAGCCGAGGTCTACAACTACTTCAAGAAACAGCCAAATGAGAAGGTGAAGCTTATATCGAGCTCCACTGAATTCAATACTTACATGTATATGGCGCAATACTACTCCAGGAAGTTCAATGTGGATGTAGAGGTACTATGGGAGGATGATGCAAGGGCTAAAAGAATACCTAAATCAGAGAAGGCGCTGCCCCTTAAGCCCTCAATATATGTTGAATTAATCCATCAACGCTGATCAATCAGTCTTCTATTTTCTTTAAGGAGGTCCTCGACCGTAAAGTAGGATGTAAATGCTTAAGCCCGTGTTTTATAGCTGGGTGGTTGACTACTTGGTCTCAGTATTTAAATAGTTTTACAATTAGGATAAAACAATTAGAAAGCTAGGTGGTGTTTAACTGTTGACGCTACTCGTTAAGAATGCCGGCATCCCTTTACCATCAGGGGATATAGTGGTTGGCAACATATATATTGAGGACGGTGTTATCACTTATATTGGTAGGAAAGAGATACAGGCTGACAGAGTCATCAACGCTGAAGAGAGATTAACTATACCTGGAGGCATAGACATACATGCCCATATATATGATCCGGCTTACACTAGCAATGAAGACTGGGAGACAGGTAGTCTAGCAGCCGCATTCGGTGGTTTAACAACAATAGTTGATATGCCTCTCAGAACAATTGTTGATAACAGGAAAATCCTTGAGGAGAAGCTGAGTGAGGCTAGGAAGAACTCATATATAAACTATGGTGTGACAGGCGGCTTCATTAATGAGAAGAACTATAATTCTATACCCGAGTTAGCACGATATGGTGTTAAAACATTCAAGTTCTTCACATGTAGACCATTCAAAATAAGCGATGAAGCGTTACCCGATGCCTTCGAACAAGTGGCTGTTGCTAATGGAGTCGCAATAGTGCATGCTGAAGACGAGTCATTGATAGGATACTGGGAGAAGAAGCTGTTATCGCAGAACAGCATCGCGGCGTTTCACTTAAGTAGGACAGGCGCCACCGAGGCTTCAGCAATATATAGAGTCGGCTATATAAGCATAGATGTAGGTGCAAGGGTGCATATCGCCCATCTCTCCAGCAGAGAGGGGATTGAGGCTGTTGCAGTCCTTAGGAAGAAGATTGGTTTAACTAGTGAGGTAACGCCTCACCACTTATTCTTCACAAGGGATGAGACATCGAGGTTTGGAGCATACCTTAAAGTAGCCCCCACGATTAAAACAAGGGAGGATAGGGATGCATTATGGAGGGCTCTCGATGAAGGCATTATGGAGGGCTCTCGATGAAGGCATTATAGACGCATATGTAAGTGATAACGCTCCAGCACCTAGAAGCATGAAGGAGGCTAATGTATGGGAGGCATGGGCCGGTATCCCTAATCTGGAGATAATGATTCCATTCTTATTTACATATGGTATTCTCCAAAGACGTATCTCGCTAGCTAGATTCATAGATGTTACATCAAGGAATCCGGCTAAAATACTTGGCATCTACCCCTTAAAGGGTGAGTTATCGATTGGCAGTCATGCTGACCTAGTGATTCTTGAGACAGGAAAGTCTAAGAGAATAACCGCTTCAACCCATCATCATAAAGTTGATTGGACCCCATGGGAGGGCATGGAATTGTATGGCTATCCATATTACCTAATAGTAAATGGGGAAGTAATCATAGAAAAATATGAGCTCATAGGTAAAAAAGGCTTTGGAACATATATTGGCGAGTTAAAGCCGAGGAAGAGGTAGTGTATTATGGATTACTTGATTATACTGCTAAGTTACTTCACACAGTTAATAGCTATAATGAATCCTTTCTCGGCTATACCTACATTTATGTCTCTTACCGAGGGATTAGAACGCCGTAGGAGGCTTGAGATAGTTAAGAAAGCGTATTTCGCGGGATTAATACTGGTAATACTTTTTACCCTGGTAGGTCGCTACATCCTTGAAGCATTCAACATCTCAATAGCCAGCCTCAGGGTTGGAGGAGGCATAATATTGATGACTATAGCGCTAGACATGCTCGGTGATGAGGTTAGAACTAAGCGTATGCATCCAGGCGATATAGCGGTCGTACCAATAGCAACGCCCCTTATCATCGGGCCGGGTACCATAACAACCATACTCTTGTTGACATCGTCTCTCCAGGAGACAACTGGTATGGTAGTGGTTTTAATTGCTGGAGTTATAGCTTGTAGCGTTACATTCCTTATACTAGCTCTAAGTGACATATTGACAAGGCTCTTAAGCATGTCTACTGTGCGCGCTATAGGTAGATTCATGGCGTTGATTATCTCCGGTGTAGCAGTTGAGATGATTGTCCAGGGGTTGTATAGCTATTACGTTGAGTTATTTAAGGGCTAGACACCTCTATACATACATCCACACCGTTCTCACCGAGTTTTTTCTTTAAATTCTTCAGGTTTTCATACCTGGTGCTCCCAGGACTTAGTACTATGTCCCCGTGATACTTACCGGGCACTATTGTTCTAAGCCTTATGGATTTAATTGAGAAACCCTCAGACTCAGCTATTCCCACTATTTTCTCGTAGATGCTTGGCGGTGGTGCCTCATCAGCCATGAATGATGTTAGGTTACGCCCCTCCTCATATATCTCGTAGAAAATATAGGAGGTGAGTAATACGGCGCCTCCATAATCTATTAGATAGCTGTATAGCGCGCCGCCTAGGCTGGCTATAATGCCCACTACGCCTTCTAGAACCTCACTTATAGTGAATGCGCCGTATGCCCTAATAGATGGAGGGGCACTCCTCGATAAGAATATGGCAATAGAGTATGCTAGGATGGCTGTAACTGCTAAGTAGAATGCATTAAGTTCTACACTGTATTCTCTCACATAATATAAACGGGTGATGCTGATGCCTGCTACAAAACCATAGGTCACAATCATTACGAGTATACCAATGTACTCGAAGCGTTCGTGCCCGAAGTGATGATCAGAGTCGGGCGGTATAGTGACCACCCTTCTTGACCATATCACCACGAGTAGTGCTATCATGTTTGCAATGCTTGTTAAGGCATCAACGAACAATGTATTACTACCGTAGAGTATGCCTCCAAGTATTTTCAGTATGCTTCCAATGGTTCCAGCGCTAAGGATCGCGATTACCTTGTTCAAAAGCGTTCCCCCCAGCCCTGTCTAGCACTAAATCCTTACCCCATACGACTCGATATTTTTATAACCTATGACGAGTTATTATATCGATGGTGCTAGGCTATGTATAGAGTGAGAATTGAACCAAGGGAAAACTGTATATCTGACATGGTATGTGTCTCAATATGTCCCGACGTCTTCGAGATGAATCCTGAAGACAATAAGTCACAAATAGTCGAGAAATACAGGGAGAAAGGTAATATAGCAGTGGGCTTGATCCCAGATGACCTAGCTCAGTGCGCGCAGGATGCAGCTAATGCATGTCCTGTTCAAATAATACATGTTGAAAAAGCCTAGTTTTTTTAAAACTAACCATCCAACCCCATCTTTAGGGGATGCTCCTTGACTATTTCTCAAATACATGAGATAGCTAAAAAGATACTTGTTGATAGTATCAAGTTCCCCACTGTGCTTGGAGAAACCTATGAGGATATGGTTGACTATTACCGGGAGCAGTTATCGGAATATGGTATCCATGTGACAATACACAGGGTTCCCGATGAATTCCTTAGGAAGACTCTTCCCAGGGAGTTCAACCCTGAGAAACCCAGGTTCATATTGCTGGCTAGAATAGGTAGCGGTGAAAAGGTACTTCAATTCAATGGACATTATGATGTAGTATCACCGGGAGAGGGCTGGGAGACGCCGCCCTTCGAGCCCGTTGTCAGGGATGATCTAGTATATGGGCGTGGCACAACGGATATGAAGGGTGGGATAGCGTCTATACTTACAGCCCTCATATCTCTTGCACAGGAGAGAAGAGAGCCAAGTGTAATTATCGAGGCCGCTCTTGTACCGGATGAAGAGATAGGGGGTAGGACTGGCACAGGCTACCTGGTTAACGAGCTTGGTAGTAGGCCTGACTATGTTATCATAGCTGAACCCTCCGGCTTAGATAACATCTATATCGGTCATAGAGGAAATGTATGGGGTATCATAAGGGTACATGGTAAGCAGGCTCACGGCTCAGCACCGTGGCTTGGAGACAACGCGTTCGAGAAGATGCTTGTGTTCGCGCAGGAATTCCTTAAGAGATATAGGGAGCGGGTTTCCTCCAGGAAGAGTAACTACCTATACGAGGATGAAAGAGCAGCCTATCCCACGATTACACCGGGTGGACTCTTGATCGCACCTGGATCGATAAATATAGTGCCTGGAACAGCGGGTTTCAGCATAGATAGGAGGTTGATAGTTGAGGAGAGGGTTGAGGATGTGATTGGAGAAATCCAGGAATTACTTGGTCAGGTCAGCAGGGAGCTCAATATAGATTCATCATTCACACTTGTAGAGTCCTCGCCGTCAGCGTTCACCCCGCCTGATAACAAGTATACTCAAATACTCGGTGAGATCATAAGGGAGAATACTGGTAGAGAACCTAGGAAAACCATATGTATTGGTGGGCTGGATTTGAGATACTATACAATTAAAGGAATACCAGCCGTATCATACGGACCAGGTGAGGTGGGGCTAGCTCATAAACCCAATGAATACATTAGGATAAGCGATGTAGTAAGGGTTAGCAAGATATATGTCGACTTTGCTAAGAGATTTGAGAAAATCCAGGTTGATACCTAGAATTGAGTAGCGGGAGTAGATTCGAGCCGACCTCCTCCCAGCTCTAAAGGGTTGGGGTTCCCTTTAGAGCGGGGGGTTCCCCGCATCTATTCGGGGCTACATCTTTTATCTGGAGGGCAGTCGATGGGGCCAGAGATCCCCCATCTGGAGCTTAGCTAGTGTTCTTCTCTCAATGTTTAGAATCGCTATGTGGTCTCTATCCCCTTCGAAACCACATCTAGGGCATTTAAGTCTTCTATAACCGTTCTCCCTTAGCTTAGCCCCGCACCCAGGGCACTTAGTTGACGTTCCTCTAGGGTCAATAGTTACTACTGGGACACCGTGTTTCTCAGCCTGCCAG
It encodes the following:
- a CDS encoding ABC transporter ATP-binding protein: MGENKPLVSVRNISKSFPGGIIALDNVSFDIYRGEIVALLGENGAGKSTMVKILYGIYFPDEGEIFIDGRKTVFYNPVDAIKQGIVMVSQIPQLIDRLSIRENLVIGLSILGFGKLARTSRVDKVIGEISGKLGMKIDPDTMVWKLTYTQKQMIEILRAFLLNAKLVILDEALTYLPLEERRRFYTVLDTFKKNGGSSLIITHKITEAMEIADRIIVLRRGKLSGILRREEASIEKIRELMFREDAGKITYERLASVAPLNENCISIEDLVVVDEYGRRIVDNARILVRKGEVVGIAGVAGSGQKELLQAVIGLIRVNKGRITIIGNDVTNKGVGLVRQLGVGYIPDIPLRHGVSSDNTILENIAVLFQKDRAIIRWDEAREISVRVMKKYQVLARNEETPVKVLSGGNIMKVIVGRELEYSKTALIAYNPTRALDEVTAVMVRRIIKDKAVNGRIGVLLASEDLDEIFQLSDTIYVMNSGKVYGPFNAETVKRSEIEHLMVM
- a CDS encoding ABC transporter permease codes for the protein MRILIVRRKTPLKYGTILIILLSLTIGVALFTTILAIQGRSPVEVLGTLLISFVSPSIVKDFIILTMLGYALLVSFKGALWNIGAEGQLFISTIPVIVLTLHVMPNPPSQLHAVTIILLIIIVSTITGAAWASIAGFIRAYLEIDEVPVTLILNYIAYYVVNILVIGPLKGTRVYGYNRTDEIPSIYRLYVTGLERRLTGNPAVDTFLGFIYEVIYYLPWLVAMIIIMFTVWYLLNKTQIGLRIRILGSNPDYLRSVGVNTRLTLVLALTISGAIVGFTSAFYTLSDLLRLSYPIEGQTAGYGYLAILVAWLSMLDYKLIPVSAYIVASLRTAGINLQVGGLGGLEQTLLLIGLILAVYTIVRFLRDYEVRVV
- a CDS encoding ABC transporter permease subunit, encoding MDGSAIEALAPLIAAFSTMYLVAVGHSIVEKSGILNLAIDGAFFFSTGVSVYLAVTLYNGLTFLGITYPVTTILAILLTGVFTAVLGAFMAWVLTSLPISHGALGLSLQFVGYGLGIMMGYPIRQSIGSIEPYALPYDAITYTTLLIASIIAGVLVHVFLEKTPLGASIKACGENPHAASALGVNVLKTRLLAGILGFYIIGVGAALNPLAWQRYWDIKSYILGYGWFAFTIALAGGRNPIYLIPLSFAFGGLLEYSIEIMVILKVSADVAKLIPFIGALSVMVIYGATELRRIFASPSSLGKVYYKEEKTV
- the lysS gene encoding lysine--tRNA ligase, which translates into the protein MVRHWIDELADNIYNALTKRGKEVYVFNGGLSVSGLQHVGRLRGEIIIAETLRKILSERGLKIKQYLTLYTQDAWKGKEQQLKQFPNPGEAARYKGNPLIRVPDPKGCHGNWVEHYWSDFGPFINEFTDGNIEVITTTDMYKDKMKQFIKLTLEKREEVRKTINKYRGRKPYSEGWIPIEPVCEKCGRIDTTEVVRLIDEDHVEYVCEHCGYKGVTEISNGKLMWRIEWVGVWWTLGVDFEPYGKDHAMPGGSRDSCVDLAVNVYGIKPPEGLPYEWVEWRTPTGQIADMGSSDFLGFTPRDWVEVAHPHIYRFIVLKTPPMKKYAVGLHEVPQYYSQYYKAERIYYGLEKAKDEEEEVILKRSYELSYPKGAPPREPPEQIPYTHLAVLAQIIPRDKWVDEGLKRLKNIGLLPAEPSRYGVQRVLETIPRAYIWAVKYGGEANVFTLNTIEEAGKKAREIPGEYIGLFIRLYEGLSTLSEWSEEAIKNTMVNITSSLEKNKVNDFYKYFYMLYIGKPSGPRAAPLLALMGREQALRYLEVFKYTK
- a CDS encoding MFS transporter, which codes for MRKTIVVFVLLGLISLFADMTYEGALSIRGSYLEIIGAPIIVAGLINIGWLVSYGSRFLSGVLSDYLRKPIILWVLTVTGYLINVIVVPLLALTNRWELVLILIVLERFGKGLRAPARDVILAEVSEGIGKGLGFGVHETMDQAGAVLGPLLASLILVASNQDYPRVFLMLGVPGVIAVVLAIIAWSMYPQPSSLSTRKSMLGFKGLTRSYYMYTAGFFLFSLGFISWDIISYHAKNIGLRGDYIALLYSIAMLVDGLLAVPSGLLYDRIGMKSTILAPLASMAAGIAFTVFIDRNPLIMAFTWGLTMGVFETNIRVAVSDLVPAEKRAFAYGFYGLVEGLAMLVGGVIQSILIAENAILLAAYIVITEFSSLIVFYRI